One Elusimicrobiota bacterium DNA segment encodes these proteins:
- a CDS encoding glycosyltransferase family 4 protein has protein sequence MKKRVASARLCLLGPLLGANPGWVTSQGEVLEELLSRDGFSVFAASRIPNRFLRLFDMGISLLRWRRDVDVVVLLVFSGPAFVLADLMSLLAGRILGKPLILALHGGNLPEFAQRHPVWVRQVLSRADVLLAPSRYLSEFFKNWGLDVEVIPNVLELGQYGFHPRRELKPSLLWMRTFHPLYHPELAVEALEILKKTHPGATLTMAGQDKGREAFIKELVRAKGLEGSVRFSGFLNAAAKRREFTAHDIFLNTNRVDNTPVSVLEACASGLPVVATKAPGIAYLLEHEKTGLLVERGDARGLAQAAARLLAEPELAARLSQEGRGLAEKSSWPRVKPLWEELLGRFPHLL, from the coding sequence ATGAAAAAGCGCGTCGCTTCGGCGCGGCTCTGCCTCCTGGGGCCTCTCTTGGGGGCAAACCCCGGTTGGGTCACGAGCCAGGGCGAGGTGCTGGAAGAGCTCCTGTCGCGGGATGGCTTTTCCGTTTTTGCCGCCTCGCGCATCCCCAACCGCTTCCTGCGCCTCTTCGACATGGGGATTTCCCTCCTGCGCTGGCGCCGGGACGTTGACGTCGTCGTCCTCCTGGTGTTCAGCGGGCCGGCCTTTGTCCTGGCCGACCTCATGAGCCTGCTCGCGGGACGTATCCTAGGCAAGCCCTTGATCTTGGCCCTCCACGGCGGCAACCTTCCTGAATTCGCCCAAAGGCACCCCGTCTGGGTTCGGCAAGTCCTAAGCCGCGCCGACGTCCTGTTGGCTCCCAGTCGGTATCTTTCGGAGTTCTTCAAAAACTGGGGGTTGGACGTGGAAGTCATCCCCAATGTTCTTGAACTTGGCCAGTATGGTTTCCATCCGCGCCGCGAGCTCAAGCCCTCCTTGCTTTGGATGCGCACCTTCCATCCGCTGTACCATCCCGAGTTGGCCGTGGAAGCCCTGGAGATCCTCAAAAAAACTCATCCCGGGGCGACCCTCACCATGGCCGGGCAGGACAAGGGACGCGAGGCTTTCATTAAGGAACTTGTCCGCGCCAAGGGTCTTGAGGGCTCCGTGCGCTTCTCGGGATTCCTGAACGCGGCGGCGAAAAGGAGGGAATTCACGGCTCACGACATTTTCTTGAACACCAACCGCGTGGACAACACCCCCGTGAGCGTCCTCGAGGCCTGCGCCTCCGGCCTGCCCGTGGTCGCCACCAAGGCGCCGGGGATCGCCTATCTCCTGGAGCATGAGAAAACCGGGCTTCTAGTGGAGAGAGGCGACGCCCGCGGCCTGGCCCAGGCCGCGGCCCGGCTTCTGGCCGAGCCCGAGCTTGCCGCCCGGCTTTCCCAAGAGGGCCGCGGGCTCGCCGAGAAGTCCTCCTGGCCTCGGGTCAAGCCGCTCTGGGAAGAGCTGCTGGGTCGTTTCCCTCATTTGCTATAA
- the rlmD gene encoding 23S rRNA (uracil(1939)-C(5))-methyltransferase RlmD, with amino-acid sequence MSPPRCSHFGSCGGCSLQDLSYEDQLSLKLGKVSLLLEPVGAKPGRIHPSPDPWFYRNKMEFSFGDVYPPIPGGPSLYLGLKPKGRWYQILDLRECFLLSPETPALLEAVRRWAGREGILPYNSRRHTGFLRHLVVREAKNSGERLVLLVTAPGAFPGESFARAVSEAYPATTILRGVNGKSSDTAVSDSMEILMGSGVITESLRFPEEKLSFRVSPHSFFQTNTRGTELLYGLLRSWAKELGPKAILDLYCGGGGIALSLASLCQKATGAELQASSIEDARANASLNGIKNTQFYCGAVEVLLAALLDIGPELVVLDPPRAGLHPKALEVLLSCRPESLFYVSCNPEALARDLGALTRFYSIERVESVDLFPHTDHIETVAWLARKRDTI; translated from the coding sequence GTGAGCCCGCCCCGCTGCTCGCATTTCGGCTCCTGCGGCGGCTGCTCCCTTCAGGATCTCTCCTACGAGGATCAACTCTCCCTCAAGTTGGGGAAAGTGAGCCTGCTCCTTGAGCCCGTCGGCGCCAAGCCGGGCAGGATTCATCCCTCTCCCGATCCTTGGTTCTACCGCAACAAGATGGAGTTCAGCTTCGGCGACGTGTACCCGCCGATTCCGGGAGGGCCCTCCCTATATTTGGGGCTCAAGCCCAAGGGGCGCTGGTATCAAATCCTGGACTTGCGGGAATGCTTTCTCCTCTCTCCAGAGACGCCGGCCCTGCTCGAGGCGGTGAGGCGTTGGGCCGGCCGGGAGGGGATTCTTCCTTATAATAGCCGCAGGCACACGGGATTTCTGCGCCACCTGGTGGTCCGCGAGGCCAAGAACAGCGGGGAGCGCCTGGTCCTCCTGGTCACGGCCCCGGGCGCCTTTCCCGGAGAGTCCTTCGCCCGGGCCGTGAGCGAGGCCTACCCCGCCACGACCATACTGCGGGGGGTCAATGGGAAATCCTCGGACACGGCGGTGTCCGACTCCATGGAGATCTTGATGGGTTCCGGCGTGATCACGGAGAGCCTGCGCTTCCCGGAGGAGAAATTGAGCTTCCGCGTCTCTCCTCATTCCTTTTTCCAGACCAACACGCGCGGAACCGAGCTTCTCTACGGTCTTCTGCGCTCCTGGGCCAAGGAACTCGGCCCCAAGGCGATTTTGGACCTCTACTGCGGAGGCGGGGGCATCGCCTTGTCCTTGGCCTCCCTCTGTCAAAAGGCGACCGGAGCGGAGCTGCAAGCCTCCTCCATCGAGGACGCCAGGGCCAACGCAAGCCTCAACGGGATCAAAAACACCCAATTTTACTGCGGCGCGGTGGAAGTCTTGCTTGCCGCCTTGCTCGACATTGGGCCCGAGCTCGTGGTCTTGGACCCGCCCCGGGCCGGACTTCATCCCAAGGCCCTCGAGGTCTTGCTTTCCTGCCGGCCCGAGTCTCTCTTTTACGTCTCCTGCAACCCCGAGGCCTTGGCCCGCGACCTCGGGGCCTTGACCCGGTTCTACTCCATCGAGAGGGTCGAATCCGTGGATCTATTTCCCCACACGGATCACATCGAGACCGTGGCCTGGCTTGCGCGAAAGCGTGATACCATATGA
- the ychF gene encoding redox-regulated ATPase YchF → MEIGIVGLPNVGKSTIFNALTSGHAAASNYPFTTIEPNVGVVAVPDARLGRLTELFHPKKTTPAMVRFVDIAGLVKGAASGEGLGNKFLSHIREVDAILHMVRLFRDPDVVHTMGSVDARRDVEIIEMELILADLASLEKQFEKVSGKAKSGDKAAREVLGVLEKVKKGLEEGKPARQLGLDPKLLRDFFLLTAKPILYVGNTDEKPDPAVLEDFRKFTAERGAESLTLCSKLEAEIAALEPEERQAFMGELGLKETGLCRVIISSYRLLGLCSYFTAGEDEVRAWTIPAGCKAPQAAGVIHTDFEKGFIRADVYSFRDIDARLKEAVLRDKGLIRSEGKEYVVKDGDVCFFKFS, encoded by the coding sequence ATGGAGATAGGCATAGTCGGACTCCCCAATGTCGGGAAATCCACCATTTTCAACGCCTTAACCTCGGGCCACGCCGCGGCCTCCAATTACCCCTTCACCACCATCGAGCCCAACGTGGGGGTCGTGGCCGTCCCGGACGCGCGCCTGGGGCGTTTGACCGAACTTTTCCATCCCAAGAAAACGACCCCGGCCATGGTGCGCTTCGTGGACATCGCGGGCCTGGTCAAGGGCGCGGCTTCCGGCGAGGGCCTGGGCAACAAATTTCTTTCCCATATCCGCGAGGTGGACGCGATTCTGCACATGGTCCGGCTTTTCCGCGATCCCGACGTGGTCCACACCATGGGCTCGGTGGACGCCCGGCGCGACGTCGAGATCATAGAGATGGAGCTCATCCTGGCGGATCTGGCCAGCCTCGAGAAACAGTTCGAGAAGGTCTCCGGCAAGGCCAAGTCCGGCGACAAGGCGGCGCGCGAGGTCTTGGGCGTGCTCGAGAAGGTCAAGAAGGGCCTCGAGGAGGGCAAGCCCGCCCGGCAATTGGGGCTCGACCCCAAGCTCCTGCGGGATTTTTTCCTCCTCACGGCCAAGCCCATCCTGTACGTGGGAAACACCGACGAGAAGCCGGACCCCGCGGTGCTCGAGGATTTCCGCAAGTTCACGGCCGAGCGCGGCGCCGAGAGTCTGACCTTGTGCTCAAAGCTCGAGGCCGAGATCGCGGCCTTGGAGCCGGAGGAAAGGCAAGCCTTCATGGGGGAGCTCGGGCTCAAGGAAACCGGACTTTGTCGAGTCATCATCTCCTCGTATAGACTTTTGGGGCTGTGCAGCTATTTCACGGCGGGGGAGGACGAGGTCCGGGCCTGGACCATCCCGGCCGGCTGCAAGGCGCCCCAGGCCGCGGGGGTGATCCATACCGACTTCGAGAAGGGCTTCATCCGGGCCGACGTCTATTCCTTTCGGGACATCGACGCTCGTCTTAAGGAAGCCGTCCTGCGCGACAAGGGCCTCATCCGCTCCGAGGGCAAGGAGTACGTGGTCAAGGATGGGGACGTCTGCTTCTTTAAGTTTTCGTGA
- the traF gene encoding conjugal transfer protein TraF, giving the protein MMKKISLAAALALIGQSVSATEWHVFGARAMGMGTAGVAMGQGGVGSYWNPAGLGQVENPSGLQVPVSAHAEITGTMIEGANDLNQLGKDCQAGAATCTTANINAALNKFAAPESGIRADVGVGASVKIKKVVVFVNNFAYAGGIPVADTVNTGATALLQNQNNSKIILRGLSVTEIGVGYGREVPFLPGLLIGANLKGLVGKAAYYDLFVLRTDAGTSGAFKNFLSGAKQSFQPGVDVGALWDMNKTFAVLPMRPRVGITAHNINNPKFTQPDQAKNAGERDHVSLQGNVRAGAAISPLHFWNIAADLDLTRNLTPVNGVASRNFGLGTEINVFNRSWLNIPLRVGITRNLANSAAKTSLTGGFGLNFLHVIVDLGAAVSPTTVTVQSQGSSQKFPNNVSAAGQVAIMFGGA; this is encoded by the coding sequence ATGATGAAGAAAATTTCCTTGGCGGCGGCATTGGCGTTGATCGGGCAAAGCGTCTCGGCCACTGAGTGGCACGTATTCGGAGCCCGGGCGATGGGGATGGGGACGGCGGGCGTGGCCATGGGCCAGGGAGGCGTCGGCTCTTATTGGAACCCGGCCGGGCTAGGCCAGGTAGAAAACCCCTCGGGGCTTCAAGTCCCGGTGAGCGCCCACGCCGAGATCACCGGCACCATGATCGAGGGCGCCAACGACTTAAACCAGCTCGGCAAGGACTGTCAGGCGGGAGCGGCCACCTGCACCACGGCCAACATCAACGCGGCCTTGAACAAGTTCGCGGCCCCCGAGAGCGGCATCCGGGCCGACGTGGGGGTGGGCGCCAGCGTCAAGATCAAGAAAGTCGTGGTCTTCGTCAACAATTTCGCCTACGCCGGCGGCATCCCGGTGGCCGACACCGTCAACACCGGCGCCACGGCTCTTCTCCAGAACCAGAACAACTCGAAAATCATCCTGCGAGGGCTCTCCGTCACCGAGATCGGCGTGGGCTACGGGAGGGAAGTGCCCTTCCTCCCGGGACTTCTCATTGGAGCCAACCTCAAGGGCTTGGTGGGAAAGGCCGCCTACTACGATCTCTTCGTCCTGCGCACCGACGCCGGAACCTCGGGAGCCTTCAAGAATTTCCTGAGCGGCGCCAAGCAAAGCTTCCAGCCGGGCGTGGACGTGGGCGCCTTGTGGGACATGAACAAAACCTTCGCGGTCCTGCCCATGAGGCCTCGCGTCGGCATCACGGCCCACAACATCAATAATCCCAAGTTCACCCAGCCCGACCAGGCGAAAAACGCCGGAGAGAGGGACCACGTTTCCCTGCAGGGCAACGTGCGCGCCGGAGCCGCCATCAGCCCCCTCCACTTCTGGAACATCGCGGCCGACCTGGATCTCACGAGGAACCTCACGCCGGTCAATGGCGTCGCCTCCCGGAATTTCGGCCTCGGGACCGAGATCAACGTCTTCAACCGCTCCTGGCTCAACATCCCCCTGCGCGTGGGCATCACCAGGAACCTAGCCAACAGCGCGGCCAAGACCTCGCTTACGGGCGGCTTCGGGCTAAATTTCCTGCACGTCATCGTGGACCTGGGCGCTGCGGTGAGCCCCACCACGGTGACCGTTCAGAGCCAGGGCAGCTCCCAGAAATTCCCCAACAACGTGAGCGCGGCCGGCCAGGTCGCGATCATGTTCGGGGGAGCTTAA
- a CDS encoding M28 family peptidase: protein MLTALALAELLRAHVVTLSSRIGERNASRPAALAAARDYVRGKFAAYGYKPELEAYEAGERTYHNITALLQGSAPGAPILVIGAHYDSAEGTPGADDNASGVAGLLELSRLLRKARPQASILFAAFGTEEEPYYGTEDMGSHHVAARLRAGRVEVKGMICLEMIGYYRRERESQSYPPFLKYFYPKRGNFISLIGDRRSKKFLARLKGSLRRKPALPIEAASLPAFVPGVDFSDHRNFWKQGWPAVMVTDTAFYRNPHYHLLTDTHERLDYEAMAKLVEKLAAAIQELAKD from the coding sequence ATGCTCACCGCCTTAGCCTTGGCCGAGCTTCTTCGAGCCCACGTGGTGACTTTGTCCTCCCGCATCGGGGAGCGCAACGCCTCGCGCCCGGCGGCGCTCGCCGCGGCCCGAGACTACGTGCGCGGGAAATTCGCGGCCTACGGCTACAAGCCCGAGCTCGAGGCCTACGAGGCCGGGGAGCGGACGTACCACAACATCACGGCGTTGCTCCAGGGAAGCGCGCCCGGTGCTCCGATTTTGGTGATCGGCGCCCATTATGACTCGGCCGAGGGAACGCCGGGGGCCGATGATAACGCAAGCGGAGTCGCCGGGCTTCTCGAGCTTTCGCGCCTGCTCAGGAAAGCCCGGCCGCAGGCCTCTATCCTGTTCGCGGCTTTCGGGACAGAGGAGGAGCCTTACTACGGGACCGAGGACATGGGAAGCCATCATGTCGCGGCCCGCTTGAGAGCGGGCCGCGTGGAAGTCAAGGGCATGATTTGCCTCGAGATGATCGGCTATTACCGCAGGGAGCGGGAATCCCAAAGCTACCCGCCATTTCTAAAGTACTTCTACCCCAAGCGCGGGAACTTCATTTCCTTGATAGGCGACCGCAGGTCCAAAAAATTTCTGGCCCGCCTCAAGGGCTCTTTGAGGCGCAAGCCGGCCCTTCCCATCGAGGCCGCCTCCCTGCCGGCCTTCGTGCCGGGGGTGGATTTCTCGGACCACCGTAATTTCTGGAAGCAGGGCTGGCCGGCCGTCATGGTGACGGACACCGCGTTTTACCGCAACCCCCACTACCACCTGTTGACCGATACCCACGAGCGCCTGGACTACGAGGCGATGGCCAAGCTCGTCGAGAAGCTGGCCGCGGCGATTCAGGAGCTGGCGAAGGACTAG
- a CDS encoding LptF/LptG family permease, producing the protein MSSRVRIFTLYMGKSFFRPFFYGLGIFSILIFLGHMFDNMNHLVASKASLGEILEYLWLEVPYWTIRVIPMATLLAALVSITGFVQSGEWVAVQASGFEIRDFWRPILWCSCLVTLFSFAAQETVLPACYHKARQIWRDRIHPEWEWDKYYDIALMGGPELFLQSHLFLPKAGSLERPLLEKIGAEGVESQLDARLALWNEGLGRWVFYDGVERLFTQRGALESRFAQKASGLSIPPRQLIPRTRNADEMSLREIRSYRKHMNLIGVEARELEVASHGKLAYPFVNIVICALGIPLALRLHKSPRIVSFCAAMALSFFYLWFIEIGKTLGQAGALAPSLAAWIANLFFGSLALWLLRRYSQPF; encoded by the coding sequence GTGAGCTCTCGCGTGCGAATATTCACGCTCTATATGGGAAAGTCTTTTTTCCGACCGTTCTTTTACGGGCTGGGGATTTTCTCCATCCTCATTTTCCTGGGCCACATGTTCGACAACATGAACCACCTCGTGGCGAGCAAAGCCTCTCTGGGGGAAATCTTGGAGTACCTCTGGCTCGAGGTGCCTTATTGGACCATCCGGGTGATTCCCATGGCCACGCTTCTTGCGGCCTTGGTCTCGATCACGGGCTTCGTCCAGAGCGGGGAATGGGTGGCGGTGCAGGCCAGCGGCTTCGAGATACGAGACTTCTGGCGGCCGATTCTGTGGTGCTCGTGTCTGGTCACTTTGTTCAGCTTCGCGGCCCAGGAGACCGTGCTCCCGGCCTGCTACCATAAGGCCCGCCAGATCTGGCGGGACCGGATACACCCGGAGTGGGAGTGGGATAAGTACTACGACATCGCCCTCATGGGGGGGCCGGAGCTGTTCCTTCAATCCCATCTGTTCCTGCCCAAGGCCGGGAGCCTGGAGAGGCCCCTCCTCGAGAAAATAGGGGCCGAGGGCGTGGAAAGCCAGCTCGACGCGCGCCTGGCCTTGTGGAACGAGGGCCTCGGGCGCTGGGTTTTTTACGACGGGGTGGAGCGGCTGTTCACCCAGAGGGGCGCGCTCGAGAGCCGATTCGCGCAGAAGGCCTCGGGGCTTTCCATCCCGCCGCGCCAGCTCATTCCCAGGACCCGCAATGCCGACGAGATGAGCCTGCGCGAGATACGCAGCTACCGCAAGCACATGAATCTCATCGGAGTCGAGGCCCGCGAGCTCGAGGTGGCCTCTCACGGCAAGCTTGCCTATCCCTTCGTCAACATCGTGATCTGCGCCCTGGGAATTCCCCTGGCCCTGCGCCTGCACAAAAGCCCCCGGATCGTCAGTTTTTGCGCGGCCATGGCGCTCTCGTTTTTCTACCTTTGGTTCATCGAGATCGGCAAGACCTTGGGCCAGGCCGGGGCCTTGGCGCCGAGCCTGGCGGCTTGGATTGCCAACCTATTTTTCGGGAGCTTGGCGCTGTGGCTTCTGCGCCGCTACTCCCAGCCCTTTTGA
- a CDS encoding LptF/LptG family permease — MITILPRYFLRSFLPSFLICLGIFSGVLLMNHFLKIFNMAVMRGISPIWIAACFTRLIPYVLSLAIPMAYLVALLLTLGQFTERGEVLALRASGFSFFDMTRAFLAVGMLLSGVLYYLNHKASPEGFHSFRNQYSLAAQQISRVELEPGAFTRLGPWKLYARSVEKGSGRLEGVYLVRLKASQSALRVEARRGRFKIEKGEGMTLELEDGRLQLPNLDPDKYTSGTFSRYRLEVPWSGGLLADRKPDIQELNSRRLKAMARDPATPPAERRLYAVERSLRSAAALSPFVFFWLAVPLGLRLTRHSRGLGFALSLVVLFSFYGLLAVGIGLGRRHAGFSAIGPWIADAAGLALGAFMAKRSLAQ; from the coding sequence ATGATCACGATTCTGCCGCGCTATTTCCTGCGCAGCTTCCTGCCCTCTTTTCTGATCTGCCTCGGGATATTCTCGGGCGTGCTCCTCATGAACCACTTCCTCAAGATTTTCAACATGGCCGTGATGCGGGGGATTTCCCCCATTTGGATCGCGGCGTGCTTTACGCGACTGATTCCCTATGTGCTTAGCCTGGCCATTCCCATGGCTTACCTCGTGGCCCTTCTATTGACCTTGGGCCAATTCACGGAGAGGGGGGAGGTCCTGGCCCTGCGCGCCTCGGGATTCTCCTTCTTTGACATGACGCGCGCTTTCCTCGCGGTCGGGATGCTCTTGTCGGGAGTTCTCTATTACCTAAACCACAAGGCAAGCCCCGAGGGCTTCCATTCCTTCAGGAACCAGTATTCCTTGGCGGCCCAGCAGATCTCCCGCGTGGAGCTCGAGCCGGGGGCCTTCACCCGCCTGGGCCCTTGGAAGCTTTACGCCCGCTCGGTCGAGAAGGGCTCCGGGAGGCTTGAGGGAGTCTACCTGGTGCGCCTCAAGGCTTCCCAGAGTGCTCTGCGCGTGGAGGCCCGCCGGGGCCGCTTCAAAATAGAGAAGGGCGAGGGCATGACCTTGGAGCTGGAGGACGGCCGCCTGCAGCTTCCAAACCTCGACCCCGACAAATACACCTCCGGGACTTTCTCTCGCTACCGCTTGGAGGTTCCCTGGAGCGGGGGGCTCCTCGCGGACCGCAAGCCCGACATCCAGGAGCTCAACTCCCGGCGGCTTAAGGCCATGGCCCGCGATCCGGCGACGCCCCCGGCCGAGCGCAGGCTCTACGCCGTCGAGCGCAGCCTGAGAAGTGCCGCGGCGCTCTCCCCCTTCGTCTTCTTTTGGCTCGCCGTGCCTCTGGGGCTCAGGCTCACGCGCCACAGCCGGGGGTTGGGCTTCGCCCTCAGCCTGGTGGTGCTGTTTTCGTTCTACGGGCTCCTTGCCGTGGGCATCGGGCTCGGGCGGCGGCACGCCGGCTTCTCCGCGATCGGGCCCTGGATCGCCGATGCCGCGGGCCTGGCTCTGGGCGCCTTCATGGCCAAGAGGAGCCTCGCCCAGTGA
- a CDS encoding glycosyltransferase family 39 protein, producing the protein MPSIGPNRREKLLLSLALGLFSLVLLAPGIGSPSSFTHYMEHAYSAPIPLEMLGRGDWATPWLDGEPHLLKPPLMWWLILASYKFFGVSLWAMRLPAVLSTAGAAVAALWLGWTLGLGTSRALAAALLTVSSAGFFSSGRIALIDVPLSFLMILAFYALSRALVKREGRWLWAAGAASGLSMMLKWPVAPAVLLPALGLWILWQRDWKLFKEMGAPAAGGAALCLALALPWNIEMARLYGKQYWDVVFLGEMYSVRFLTSGHIPLGVFILMCLGAVLPWTLLLLSTIRGGRSIEPEDKWILTWTAAALLPFLVQKTKTERYVLFMIPGLMVWLLRRWDWGRRPCLWAARLTAVLFAAMGALLLGFSWRFGFARGASAVACAAAAVSAWALLRGKDLALAGGGAAVLLSAVFGFIHPRLGQSEIPEAAASGPVSVFARTYHGLACLPVLAKRSLWSFKDISSLRLALARGHDLALCEEDMPRLEALLEALGGAGHRVKAEWTQGAFMNRSLGLFRRRCFLLSGFYSPSGFEPPGRRFFEPRLAVKAGSYLVSVSLSCEDGCEKDLGFKEMGWILLRSLDDRFRVHPAVYKRELLRANPYWYTWPMILDKDEVIEAQAQPWREGYTLNFRELRLAPIPRALALSLR; encoded by the coding sequence GTGCCGTCCATCGGCCCGAATCGCCGCGAAAAACTCCTGCTCTCTTTGGCTCTCGGCCTTTTTTCTTTGGTCCTTCTCGCGCCGGGGATCGGGAGCCCCTCCTCCTTTACCCACTACATGGAACACGCCTATTCCGCGCCCATTCCCCTGGAAATGCTGGGGCGGGGCGATTGGGCGACACCTTGGCTCGATGGCGAGCCGCATCTTTTGAAGCCGCCTCTTATGTGGTGGCTGATCCTGGCCTCCTACAAGTTTTTCGGGGTTTCGCTGTGGGCCATGCGCCTGCCCGCGGTCCTCTCCACGGCCGGGGCCGCGGTAGCCGCCTTGTGGCTGGGCTGGACTTTGGGCTTGGGGACTTCCCGGGCCTTGGCCGCGGCCTTGCTGACCGTGAGCTCTGCCGGTTTTTTTAGTTCGGGGCGCATCGCCTTGATAGACGTGCCCTTGAGCTTCCTCATGATCCTGGCCTTCTACGCCCTGTCCCGGGCTTTGGTCAAAAGGGAAGGCCGTTGGCTTTGGGCCGCGGGGGCCGCGAGCGGCCTGTCCATGATGCTCAAGTGGCCGGTGGCTCCCGCCGTGCTCCTCCCGGCTTTGGGTCTTTGGATCCTGTGGCAAAGGGACTGGAAGCTGTTCAAGGAAATGGGCGCCCCGGCGGCCGGGGGGGCCGCGTTATGTTTGGCTTTGGCCCTTCCCTGGAATATCGAGATGGCCCGGCTCTACGGGAAGCAGTACTGGGACGTGGTTTTCCTGGGGGAGATGTACTCCGTGAGATTCCTGACGAGCGGCCACATCCCCTTGGGGGTATTTATCCTCATGTGCCTGGGGGCGGTTCTGCCCTGGACCTTGCTTCTCTTGTCCACGATTCGGGGGGGAAGGTCCATCGAGCCCGAGGATAAATGGATATTAACCTGGACCGCGGCGGCCTTGCTTCCCTTCCTCGTCCAGAAAACCAAGACCGAGCGCTACGTCCTCTTCATGATCCCCGGCCTCATGGTTTGGCTCTTGAGGCGCTGGGATTGGGGGCGCCGGCCCTGTCTTTGGGCGGCGCGGCTGACCGCGGTCTTGTTCGCCGCGATGGGAGCGCTCCTGCTGGGCTTTTCTTGGCGTTTTGGCTTCGCCAGGGGAGCGTCCGCTGTTGCCTGCGCGGCCGCCGCAGTCTCCGCTTGGGCTTTGCTCCGCGGGAAGGACTTGGCTTTGGCCGGGGGCGGGGCCGCGGTTTTGCTCTCGGCTGTTTTCGGATTCATCCATCCCCGGCTCGGCCAATCGGAGATACCGGAGGCCGCGGCGTCCGGACCCGTGTCCGTATTCGCCAGGACTTACCATGGCTTGGCTTGCCTGCCGGTCCTGGCGAAGCGATCCCTTTGGAGCTTCAAGGACATATCGTCCCTCCGGCTGGCCTTGGCCCGGGGGCATGACCTGGCGCTCTGCGAGGAGGATATGCCGAGGCTGGAGGCCTTGCTGGAGGCCCTGGGGGGTGCCGGCCACCGGGTCAAGGCCGAGTGGACGCAGGGTGCTTTCATGAACCGGAGCCTGGGCCTCTTTCGCAGGCGCTGCTTTCTCCTGTCGGGGTTCTACTCGCCCTCCGGTTTCGAGCCCCCGGGCCGTAGATTCTTCGAGCCTCGCCTGGCGGTCAAGGCCGGCAGCTATCTGGTCTCGGTTTCGCTCAGCTGCGAGGACGGCTGCGAGAAGGACCTTGGCTTCAAGGAAATGGGCTGGATCCTCCTGCGCAGCCTGGACGATAGATTCCGAGTCCACCCCGCGGTGTACAAGCGGGAGCTTCTGCGCGCCAACCCGTATTGGTATACTTGGCCCATGATTCTCGATAAGGACGAGGTCATAGAAGCCCAGGCCCAGCCATGGCGGGAGGGCTACACCCTCAATTTCCGGGAATTGCGCCTGGCCCCCATCCCCAGAGCCTTGGCGTTGAGCTTGAGATGA